The genomic DNA TTAAAAGAAACTTAACATTAGCTTAAGACGTTGACCTATTTCTGTGTAAGTGATTAGAATTTCACATCAACTTAGAATATAATCTTCATTCTAAATTGTGTTTATCTGCTGGTAATTTTAATTCTCAATTAAAATTTAGAGGTACAGCACCTGACACTTAAATTAATACTTCTTCTAATAAAGTGTTTTGAAGTGGAATAcagctttcctttaaaaaaactttaaaatgggtAATATTCTGAAATTCTTAGTGACTGTCTGAATGTTTTATGGAGATTAAACCAAATGACTAtatagaaatcattctgtcaaGCTCTctttatataaagttttaaataattaatgaatCAAGATAGGAATCTTCTTTCTTCAATAAACCAgtgctttaatatttttcttttatcctgttTGATTTTGGATCTTGTTTAGTGTTTACTGCTTGTACCATTTTTTGTTTGCATCATCACTCATATGTGTCTCTTAAATTACTTGAATATTgcagcttattttttaattaaaaaaaaaaacccacatgctTCTCATATTAAAACATAATAAGTGCCAGCACAGCCTAATTGGAACATATTAATTCTGGGTGGTGTTTCTAAAATGAATTGTTGCtaatgttgtttttaattttaatagccTCAAGTACTACAGCCTTCCAGCAGCCTTCCCAGACCCACAGACCACACCCAGGGAAAACTAGTAAAGCCACAACATACCGAGGCCCACAGTGAGTGCACAGTCCAGGGCACACATCAGGGTGTTGTACCTCCAGATGAAAGCTTTACACACGGCTCGCAACAAGAAAGCAGCAATGGTCTGGAAGACCAGCCTTTTTCTTCAAGCCCGGAATTCACTAAGGATGTGGTGAAGAGTATGCCTTCTGAAGCAAACTTGAACACGACCTTGAATGCTCAAGAGCCATATCATCTGGCAAATAATCAAATCGGTGACATGCAGTTTGTGCCCACTTCTCTTCAGACACTTCCCCAGTCAAGTACAGATGACCAGGCTAAGAGAGTTGGAAGAAATCAGTCTTCTCCAGAGGGCTACACATCTCAGCCCACGTCCTCGCAGCTTTTTAAGCCACCCATCTTGAATTCTTTGGTATCTCCTTCAGTTCCTGAAACATCTCCAAATAGGACTCCCACTTATAAGAAGTCACCAATAATCACACAATGTAATTCCGCAAAACTCCAGCCAACATCTAGTCAAACAAATCTTGCAAGTAATCCAAATCCAAAAGTGTCTAAGCTCCGCCCCCCTTCTGGCTCTttcaaacaaaaacacataagCAGCCCCCGACTAGAGCCTCAAAACTTCCAGGCCAAGACAAGCATCCCAAGGCCActaataagaagaaaagaaatcatgcaGACTCCTAATGACAATTTGAATTCTGGGGATTGTTTGGCTTCTAATCAATACTCTCGTCTTCCTAAACCAAAGATACATTAAGTGCATAGCCATCACCTgccaatttgttttttttaaaaaacaatctgtTCCGTAATAGCTTTATGTGTGCAGTTTGCTACCACGATGGAGGTTCCATTGAAAGCTTGCAAATCCTAAAATTAAAACATGGAAGCTTCTACT from Bos taurus isolate L1 Dominette 01449 registration number 42190680 breed Hereford chromosome 28, ARS-UCD2.0, whole genome shotgun sequence includes the following:
- the CCSER2 gene encoding serine-rich coiled-coil domain-containing protein 2 isoform X8; translation: MNRFDRSDRNVRQSQEGFWKRPPQRWSGQEHYHLSHPDHYHHHGKSDLSRGSPYRESPLGHFESYGGTPFFQAQKMFVDVPENTVILDEMTLRHMVQDCTAVKTQLLRLKRLLRQHDGSGSLHDVQLSLPSSPEPEDGDQICKNEDLLNEIKQLKEELKKKDEKIQLLEHQLATRCNCHQKSKEEKCTYADKYTQTPWRRIPPQVLQPSSSLPRPTDHTQGKLVKPQHTEAHSECTVQGTHQGVVPPDESFTHGSQQESSNGLEDQPFSSSPEFTKDVVKSMPSEANLNTTLNAQEPYHLANNQIGDMQFVPTSLQTLPQSSTDDQAKRVGRNQSSPEGYTSQPTSSQLFKPPILNSLVSPSVPETSPNRTPTYKKSPIITQCNSAKLQPTSSQTNLASNPNPKVSKLRPPSGSFKQKHISSPRLEPQNFQAKTSIPRPLIRRKEIMQTPNDNLNSGDCLASNQYSRLPKPKIH
- the CCSER2 gene encoding serine-rich coiled-coil domain-containing protein 2 isoform X7 → MLDVDLPEDTPLENVECDNMNRFDRSDRNVRQSQEGFWKRPPQRWSGQEHYHLSHPDHYHHHGKSDLSRGSPYRESPLGHFESYGGTPFFQAQKMFVDVPENTVILDEMTLRHMVQDCTAVKTQLLRLKRLLRQHDGSGSLHDVQLSLPSSPEPEDGDQICKNEDLLNEIKQLKEELKKKDEKIQLLEHQLATRCNCHQKSKEEKCTYADKYTQTPWRRIPPQVLQPSSSLPRPTDHTQGKLVKPQHTEAHSECTVQGTHQGVVPPDESFTHGSQQESSNGLEDQPFSSSPEFTKDVVKSMPSEANLNTTLNAQEPYHLANNQIGDMQFVPTSLQTLPQSSTDDQAKRVGRNQSSPEGYTSQPTSSQLFKPPILNSLVSPSVPETSPNRTPTYKKSPIITQCNSAKLQPTSSQTNLASNPNPKVSKLRPPSGSFKQKHISSPRLEPQNFQAKTSIPRPLIRRKEIMQTPNDNLNSGDCLASNQYSRLPKPKIH